From the genome of Pseudomonas hamedanensis:
ATTTCCGTTGTTGGTAACCGGCAGTCTGCTGGCTATGCAACCTCTGGCCAGTCCATTCGTTGTTGCCGCCGAGCAGTATGACTGCTCCGTCTCGGCGACGGGTGGCTGGGACTGTGCACCCAAATCACCCGCCGCGGCGTTGCCGCCGCGTCCGGTGCATGACGGCAGTGCGATCAGTTCCACTGGCGAGGCTCCAGCCGACAGCGGCTCGGTTGCCGACACAGGGCCGAAAACGGCGCTGGTCACCGAAGCCAAGGGCCGTGGCCTGAAATCCCGTAGCGAAGACTACAGTCACCTCGACTGGGTTCCGCGCGAGAAGCTCACCGCCGCCCAACTGGCCGAGACCGGTCCTTATTGCTCCGGTGCCTATATCGAACCGGTTCGTCCTGGCATGAATGACAAGACGAACAAAAGCGATGCTCCGACCTTTATCGGCGCAAAAGCCTCGCGCTATAACACCGATGATCAAGTCGGTACGCTGGCCGGCGACGTCGTCCTGCGCCAAGGCAGCATGCAGGTCGAATCCGACGAGGCCAGCCTGTACCAGGCCGAGAGCCGCGCCGAGCTCAACGGTGACGTGCGCATCCGCGACAACGGCGCGCTGATCGTCGGCGACCACGCCGATGTCCAGCTCGACACCGGTGAAGCCAAGGTCGACAACGCCGAATACGTGATGCACAAATCGCGCATCCGCGGTAGCGCGCTGTACGCCAAGCGCGCCGAAAACGCGATCATCCGCTTGAAGGACGGCACGTACACCACGTGCGAACCGAACAGCAATGCGTGGCAGCTCAAAGGCAACAACATCACGTTGAACCCGGCCACCGGTTTCGGTACCGCGACCAACGTGACCTTGCGCGTCAAAGACATTCCGATTCTGTACACGCCGTACATTTACTTCCCGATCGACGACCGTCGCCAGTCGGGCTTCCTGCCGCCGACCATCGGTTCGGGCACAGACACCGGCTTCATGCTGGTCACGCCTTATTACTTCAACCTGGCACCGAACTACGACGCCACGTTGTATCCACGTTACATGAGCAAGCGCGGCATGTTGGTGGAAGGCGAGTTCCGTTACCTGACCAAGTCGAGTGAAGGTCAGTTTGGTGCGGCGTACCTCAATGACGAGGACGATGATCGCAAGCGCCAGTCGGATTACAGCGAGACTCGCTACATGTACAACTGGCAGCACAAGGGCGGTCTCGACTCCCGTGTGTTCACAGAAGTTGACTACACCAAGATCAGCGATCCGTATTACTTCCAGGATCTGCAGACCGATCAGATAGGCGTGAAAAGCAGCGACTTCGTTAACCAGCAGGGCGCGATCTCCTATCGCGGCGACAGCTACACCGCTCGCTTGAATGCTCAGCAGTACCAATTGGCCACCGTTTCGAGCATTACCCCGTATGGCCGCTTGCCGCAAATCACTTTCAACGGTCAGCTGCCGTACCACCCGGAAGGTCTGGATTTCGATTATGAAACCGAGATCGTGCGGTTTGATCGCGATCTGAGAACCGGCAATTTCCTCGACGAAAACGGCGGCCCGGTCAATGCAGACGGCACAGTCGGCACGCCGCGTCTGGACACCAACGTTTCAGGCCTTGCGCGTGCCAATGGCAACCGCTTGAATCTGAAACCAGGTGTCAGCCTGCCGATGAACTGGACCTACGGGTTCCTGAAGCCCTCGCTCAAATACCAGTACACCCAGTACGACCTGGACCTCGATGCTCAGGGCAAAGACGACCTCGTGAAGAACCGCAACGGTGCTTCCGCACTGGGCGAGTCGTTCAGCAGTTCGCAGAACCGTGGGGTTCCCATTGCCAGCATCGACAGCGGCCTGTACTTCGACCGCAACACGTCGTTCTTTGGCAAGAACTATCGTCAGACCCTGGAACCGCGCCTGTTCTACCTCTATGTCCCAGAGAAAGACCAGAACGATATTCCTGTGTTCGACACCAGCGAATACACCTTTAACTATGCGTCGCTGTTCCGTGACAACCGCTTCGCTGGCTCCGACCGTGTCGGTGACGAGAACAAACTGTCGCTGGGCGTGACCAGCCGCTGGATCGAAGACGACGGCTTTGAACGTCAACGCGTCAGCGTCGGCCAGGCCCTGTACTTCAAGGATCGCAAGGTTCAACTGCCAGGCATCGTGTTTGATGATCGTGACGACGCCAAGTCCAACGTTTCGCCTTACGCACTCGAATACGAATACCGCTGGAACCGCGACTGGCGCACCACCGCCGACTACAACTGGGATCCGGACAGCCACAGCCCACGCTCTGGCAGTGCGATGTTCCATTACCAGCCTGAAGACAACCCGAACAAGGTCATCAACGCCGGTTATCGCTATCGCAACGACCAGATCCGTTATGACCAGACGACGGGCAAATGGCAAATGGGTGGCGACTATGGCACCCCGGGCTCGGCCGACTACGTGAAGGACTACTACAAGATCAAGCAGCATGACTTCTCGGTCATCTGGCCGATCGTTCCGCAGTGGAACGCAATCAGCCGCTGGCAGTACGACTACAACCGCAACCGTACGCTGGAAGCCTTCGGTGGTTTCGAGTACGACAACTGCTGCTGGAAACTGCGCCTGATCAACCGTTACTGGGTTTCCTATGACGAGTTCAGCCAGGACGCTCCGCAAAACGAAAAAGGCGACCATGGCGTCTTCCTCCAAATTGTTCTGAAGGGACTCGGCGGCCTGACTGGCGCCAAAGTAGAGAGCTTCCTCGACAAAGGCATTCAAGGTTATCGTGAACGTGAAGACCAAGCTTTCTGATTGTCTGCGCCCGGTGCTGCTGGGCGCGCTGTTCCTGGGTACGGCGGCCAACGCCGCCGTACAGTCCATCGACAAAGTGGTAGCGATCGTCGACAACGACGTGGTCATGCAGAGCCAACTGGACCAGCGCGTTCATGAAGTTCAGCAAACCATCGCCAAGCGCGGTGGCGGCTTGCCGCCTCCGGGCGTGCTGGATCAACAGGTGCTCGAGCGCCTGATCGTTGAAAACCTGCAACTGCAGATCGGCGAGCGTTCCGGCATCCGCATCACCGATGAAGAACTGAACCAGGCTGTCGGCACCATCGCGCAGCGCAACAACATGACGGTTGATCAGTTTCGTGCTGCGCTGGCTCGCGATGGCCTGAACTATGACGACGCCCGCGACCAGATCAAGCGCGAAATGATCATCAGCCGTGTGCGTCAGCGTCGCGTGGCAGAACGCATTCAGGTCTCCGAGCAGGAAGTGAAAAACTTCCTCGCCTCTGACCTGGGCAAGATGCAACTGTCCGAAGAACTGCACCTGGCCAACATCCTGATTCCGACACCGGAAAGCGCCAACTCTGATGCCATTCAGAGCGCCGCGCGTCAGGCCATGGAGGTTTACCAGCAGCTCAAGCAAGGCGCCGACTTCGGTCAGATGGCCGTTGCCAAATCCGGCAGCGACAATGCGCTGGAAGGCGGCGACATGGGCTGGCGTAAAGCCGCACAACTGCCACCGCCGTTCGATCGCGAGCTGAGCAGCATGGCCGTTGGCGACATCACTCAGCCTGCACGTACGCCGGGCGGTTTCATCATTCTGAAGCTGCTGGGCAAGCGTGGCGGCGAAGCGCAGATGCGCGATGAAGTGCATGTACGCCACATCCTGGTCAAGCCAAGTCCGATTCGCGATGAAGCCAAGACCAAGGCGCTGGTGCAGTCGCTGTATGACCGCATCACCGCTGGTGAAGATTTTGCCGAGCTGGCGAAAAACTACTCGGAAGATCCGGGTTCTGCCCTCAACGGCGGCGACCTGAACTGGATCGACCCGAACGTGCTGGTGCCGGAATTCCGCGAAGTGATGGCCTCGACCCCGCAAGGTCAGCTGTCCAGGCCCTTCCAGACCCAATACGGCTGGCACGTGCTGGAAGTCCTTGGCCGTCGCGCCACCGACAGCACTGAACAGGCCCGTGAGCAGCAGGCAATGACCGTACTGCGTAACCGCAAATACGACGAAGAGCTGCAAACCTGGCTGCGTCAGATCCGTGACGAAGCGTACGTAGAGATCAAACTCCCTGGTGCAGACCAGGCAGCGCAGTGAAACCCAAGCGTTTCGCGCTGACACCCGGCGAACCGGCCGGCATCGGTCCCGACCTGTGCCTGCTGCTCGCCTCGCAAGCCCAGCCTCATCCCCTGATTGCCATCACCAGCCGCGACCTGCTTCTTGAGCGGGCCGCGCAGCTGGGACTGGCCGTCAATTTGCTGGATGTCGGGCCGGACCGCTGGCCGGACGCTCCGGCACCGGCCAACAGTCTTTACGTCTGGGATACATTGCTCAGCGCACCGGTCGTCGCTGGGCAACTGGACAAGGCCAACGCGGCTTTCGTCCTCGAAACCCTGACTCGCGCCGGCAATGGCTGCCTGAACGGCGACTTCGCCGGGATGATCACCGCGCCCGTCCATAAAGGCGTGATCAACGAGTCCGGCATCGCCTTCTCCGGTCACACCGAATTTCTCGCTGACCTGACCCACACCGCCCAAGTGGTGATGATGCTTGCGACCCGCGGTTTGCGCGTGGCCCTGGTCACCACCCACCTGCCCTTGCGCGAGATTGCCGACGCGATCACGCCAGAGCGACTGGAACGAGTCACGCGGATTCTGCACGCAGACCTGCAAAACAAATTCGGCATCGCCCGGCCCCGCATTCTGGTCTGCGGCCTCAACCCGCACGCTGGCGAAGGCGGACACCTGGGCCATGAAGAAATCGACATCATCGAACCGACATTAGAGCGCCTGCGCGGCGAGGGCATGGACCTCCGTGGCCCGCTGCCTGCCGACACTCTGTTTACCCCCAAATATCTGGAGCACTGCGACGCAGTGCTGGCGATGTACCACGACCAGGGCTTGCCCGTGCTCAAATACAAAGGCTTCGGCGCTGCGGTCAACGTGACGCTGGGCCTGCCGATCATCCGCACGTCCGTCGACCATGGCACTGCCCTGGATCTGGCCGGCAGCGGCAAGATCGACACCGGCAGCCTGCAAGTCGCCCTGGAAACCGCCTACCAGATGGCCGAGACCCGTTTATGACCGAGCAATACCAACACAAGGCGCGCAAACGCTTTGGCCAGAATTTCCTGCACGATGCCGGCGTTATCGACCGCATCCTGCGCTCCATCCACGCCAAGCCTGACGACCGCCTGCTGGAAATCGGTCCAGGCCAAGGTGCACTGACCCAAGGCTTGCTCGGCTCCGGCGCACAACTTGACGTGGTGGAACTGGACAAGGATCTGATCCCGATCCTCAATCAGCAATTTGCCGGCATGAACAACTTCAACCTGCATCAGGGCGATGCACTGAAGTTTGACTTCAACACGCTCAACGCCGCACCGAACAGCCTGCGCGTGGTGGGCAACCTGCCGTACAACATTTCCACGCCGCTGATTTTCCATCTGCTGAACAACGCCGGGATCATCCGCGACATGCACTTCATGCTGCAGAAAGAAGTGGTCGAGCGGCTGGCCGCAGGCCCGGGTGGCGGTGACTGGGGTCGCCTGTCGATCATGGTTCAGTACCATTGCCGCGTTGAGCATCTGTTCAACGTCGGGCCGGGCGCATTCAACCCGCCGCCGAAGGTCGACTCGGCGATCGTTCGTCTGGTGCCGCACGCGGTGCTGCCGCACCCGGCCAAGGACCACAAGTTGCTGGAGCGCGTTGTACGCGAGGCGTTCAACCAGCGGCGCAAAACCCTGCGCAACACCCTCAAGCAATTGCTCAGCAATGCCGAGATCGAAGCCGCCGGCGTTGATGGCAGCCTGCGTCCGGAACAGCTGGACCTGGCCGCGTTCGTGCGCCTGGCCGACCAGCTCGCGATACAAGTCCCGGCTGCCCCTGCCGCCGACTGACAGACGATGAACGCTATCGGGCAGGACGCCACTCTGGTTTACTGCCCGATACTTGCCTAGACTGATTCTCCATCAGCTACGCCCCGCGTTCCGCTTCGTTAAGGCCTTTTGCATGTCCGATTCCCGTTACCAGGTCGATGTCAGCGTCGTTACCCGCTATCTGACCGAACAATCGCAACCCGAGCACAGCCGCTTCGCCTTCGCCTACACCATCACCGTGCAGAACAACGGCCAGCTCCCGGCCAAGCTGTTGTCGCGGCATTGGGTGATTACCGATGGTGACGGCCATGTCGAAGAAGTACGCGGTGAAGGTGTCGTCGGTCAGCAGCCACTGATCGCCGCTGGCGAGAGCCACACGTATACCAGCGGCACGGTGATGACCTCCAAGGTCGGCACCATGCAGGGCACCTATCAAATGCTCGCCGACGACGGAAAACGTTTCGACGCGATCATCAAACCGTTTCGCCTCGCTGTGCCTGGGGCCCTGCACTGATGGCGACGTACGCTGTCGGTGACCTGCAGGGCTGCCTCGAACCGCTCAAGTGCCTGCTCAAGCAAGTCGCCTTCGACCCGGCGCTCGATCAGCTGTGGCTGGTCGGCGATCTGGTCAACCGTGGCCCGCAGTCGCTGGAAACCCTGCGCTTTCTCTATGGCATGCGCGGGTCTCTGGTGTGCGTGCTCGGCAACCACGACCTGCACCTGCTGGCCGCAGCGAAGAACATCGAGCGCTTGAAAAAAAGCGACACTTTGCGCGAGATCATCGAGGCGCCCGACGGCCCGGTGCTGATGGAATGGTTGCGCCAGCAAAAGCTGATGCATTACGACGAAATGCGCGATGTCGCCATGGTCCACGCTGGCATCCCGCCGCAATGGTCGCTGCGCCGTGCCTTGAAGTGCGCCGCCGAAGTCGAGACCGCACTGCGCGACGATAATGTGTTCCCCGCTTACCTCGACGGCATGTATGGCAACGAGCCGACGAAATGGGACAACGACCTCAAAGGCATCGAGCGTCTGCGTGTAATCACCAATTACTTCACGCGCATGCGCTTTTGCACCGCCGAGGGCAAGCTTGATCTCAAAAGCAAGGAAGGCCTCGACAGCGCCCCGCCCGGCTACAAGCCGTGGTTTCAGCACAAGGAGCGCAAGACCCGCGGCCTGCGCATCATCTTCGGTCACTGGGCAGCGCTCGAGGGCAATATTCACGAGCCGGGTATTTCGGCGCTGGACACCGGATGCGTATGGGGTGGCAGCCTTACCTTGATGAACGTCGACAGTGGCGAACGCCTGTCGTGCAAATGCGACGAGCATGGTGGGCTTGCGTCCTCCGTCGCACCACTTATCCCCGAATCTTCGCCAGTCGGCGCGCCGCGTTAGACTGCACTTTCAGTTGAGCAACAGGAATACGCAATGACCGAATTCAAACGAATCCCTCCAGAACAGGCCCAGGCCCTGCGTGAGAAAGGGGCTGTGGTAGTTGACGTTCGTGACCCTCAGACCTATGCCGCGAATCACATTCCCGGATCTCACCACCTGGACAACCATTCGATCGCCGACTTTATCCGCAACGCCGACCTTGATGCACCGGTAGTAGTGGTCTGCTATCACGGCAATTCCAGCCAGAGCGCTGCCGGCTACCTGATCAGCCAAGGCTTCACCGACGTCTACAGCATGGACGGCGGCTTCGAGCTGTGGCGTGCGACTTATCCGTCGGAAACCGCGCAAGAAGCTGCCGAATAATTTTTTTGTCACGCGAAGGCCCCGGCTCCCGCGGGCCTGCGCGGAGCAGACGAACGGTCTGCCACAACTAATTACGTATCTCGCCTTTACCTCTCAAATTCCCAACTATCCTTAAGCGCAGGCCATCCAAATCAGGGGAGAGCCGGTACACCGGCGCACGGGTCATCGGGAGTAGCTTTCGCGGTTTGTCGACCGTGGGAGAATTCTGGGGGGTAAACAGCAGCTGCCACAGCGACTGCTGCCAGCATCGACTGACTGATCCGGCGTCGGCTCCACGTATCGAGCGAGGTGACGTCATGAGTATCTTTAGCCACTTCCAACAACGCTTCGAGTCCACGCGCCAGGAGGAACTCTCGCTGCAAGAGTACCTGGAGCTGTGCAAGCAGGATCGCAGCGCCTACGTATCCGCCGCCGAGCGTCTATTGATGGCGATCGGCGAACCGGAACTGCTCGACACTTCGACCAATTCGAGGCTGTCGCGCATCTTCTCCAACAAGGTGATCCGCCGCTATCCGGCCTTTGAAGACTTCCACGGGATGGAAGAATGCATCGACCAGATCGTCTCGTATTTCCGCCACGCCGCCCAGGGCCTGGAAGAGAAGAAACAGATTCTTTATCTGCTCGGCCCCGTCGGTGGCGGTAAATCGTCCCTGGCCGAGAAGCTGAAACAGTTGATGGAAAAAGTACCCTTCTACGCAATCAAGGGCTCGCCGGTCTTCGAGTCGCCCCTGGGTCTGTTCAACGCCACCGAAGATGGCGCGATCCTCGAGGAAGACTTCGGCATTCCCCGGCGCTATCTCAATACCATCATGTCGCCTTGGGCGACCAAGCGCCTGGCCGAATTCGGCGGCGACATCAGCCAGTTCCGCGTGGTCAAGCTGTATCCGTCGATCCTGAACCAGATTGCCGTGGCCAAGACCGAGCCGGGCGACGAAAACAACCAGGACATCTCGGCGCTGGTCGGCAAGGTCGATATTCGTAAACTCGAGGAATTCCCACAGAACGACGCCGACGCCTACAGCTACTCCGGTGCGCTGTGCCGGGCCAACCAGGGCCTGATGGAGTTCGTCGAAATGTTCAAGGCACCGATCAAGGTGCTGCACCCATTGCTGACCGCCACCCAAGAGGGCAACTACAACAGTACCGAAGGCCTCGGCGCGATTCCGTTCACCGGGATCCTGCTGGCTCACTCCAACGAATCGGAGTGGCACACCTTCCGCAACAACAAGAACAACGAAGCGTTCATCGACCGGATCTACATCGTCAAGGTGCCGTACTGCCTGCGCGTCAGCGATGAAGTGAAGATCTACGACAAACTGCTCTTCAACAGCTCGCTGTCCAAGGCCCATTGCGCGCCGGACACCCTGAAGATGCTGGCGCAGTTCACCGTGCTGTCACGCCTCAAGGAGCCGGACAACTCCAACATCTATTCGAAGATGCGCGTCTACGACGGCGAAAACCTCAAGGACACCGATCCGAAAGCCAAGTCGATTCAGGAATACCGCGACTCGGCCGGCGTCGACGAGGGCATGAACGGTCTGTCGACCCGCTTCGCCTTCAAGATTCTGTCCAAGGTCTTCAACTTTGACCCGCACGAAATCGCCGCCAACCCGGTGCACCTGCTCTATGTGCTGGAGCAGCAAATCGAACAGGAACAGTTCCAGGCCGAGACCCGTGAACGTTATCTGCGCTATCTGAAAGAATACCTGGCACCGCGCTACATCGAGTTCATCGGCAAGGAAATCCAGACCGCGTACCTGGAATCCTACAGCGAGTACGGCCAGAATATTTTCGATCGTTACGTGCTGTACGCGGACTTCTGGATTCAGGATCAGGAATACCGCGATCCGGAAACCGGCGAAATCCTCAACCGCGTGGCCCTGAACGAAGAACTGGAAAAAATCGAAAAACCGGCCGGCATCAGCAATCCGAAGGATTTCCGCAACGAAATCGTCAACTTCGTGCTGCGCGCCCGAGCCAACAACAACGGCAAGAACCCGACCTGGCTCAGCTACGAAAAACTGCGGGTGGTCATCGAGAAGAAAATGTTCTCGAACACCGAGGACCTGCTGCCAGTCATCAGCTTCAACGCCAAGGCCAGCAAAGAGGATCAACAGAAACACAACGACTTCGTTACACGCATGGTCGAACGTGGCTACACCGACAAACAGGTACGACTTCTGTCCGAATGGTACCTGCGGGTCCGCAAGTCGCAGTGAGGCAGCTGCAAGCTATAAGCCACAAGCTGCAAGAAACAAGCGCTCAACCCCGGATTCAGGGGACTTCGCTTTTACTTGCAGCTTGCAGCTCACAACTTGAAGCTGCCCGGAGGGCCACCTATGAGCTATGTGATCGACCGACGCCTCAATGGCAAGAACAAGAGCACGGTGAACCGCCAGCGTTTCCTGCGGCGTTATCGTGACCACATCAAGAAGGCCGTCGAAGAGGCGGTCAGCCGGCGTTCCATTACCGACATGGAACACGGTGAACAGATCAGCATTCCCGGTCGCGACATCGACGAACCGGTGTTGCACCATGGCCGCGGCGGCAAGCAGACCGTGGTTCATCCCGGCAACAAGGAATTCACTGCCGGCGAACACATCGCGCGGCCACCGGGTGGTGGCGGCGGGCGAGGTCCGGGCAAGGCCGGCAATTCCGGCGAAGGCATGGACGAGTTCGTCTTCCAGATCACCCAGGAGGAATTTCTCGAATTCATGTTCGAGGACCTGGAACTGCCGAATCTGGTCAAACGCAACCTCACCGGAACGGACACTTTCAAGACCGTGCGTGCCGGGATCAGCAACGAGGGCAACCCGTCTCGTATCAATATCATCCGGACCTTGCGTTCCGCCCACGCGCGCCGTATCGCCCTGTCTGGCAGCAGCCGGGCAAAACTGCGTGAAGCCAAGGAAGAACTGGCTCGCCTCAAACGCGAAGAGCCAGACAACTTCGGCGATATTCAGGAACTGGAAACTGAAATAGAAAAACTCAGCGCGCGTATTCACCGGGT
Proteins encoded in this window:
- a CDS encoding LPS-assembly protein LptD, yielding MALKSPAFRKKFPLLVTGSLLAMQPLASPFVVAAEQYDCSVSATGGWDCAPKSPAAALPPRPVHDGSAISSTGEAPADSGSVADTGPKTALVTEAKGRGLKSRSEDYSHLDWVPREKLTAAQLAETGPYCSGAYIEPVRPGMNDKTNKSDAPTFIGAKASRYNTDDQVGTLAGDVVLRQGSMQVESDEASLYQAESRAELNGDVRIRDNGALIVGDHADVQLDTGEAKVDNAEYVMHKSRIRGSALYAKRAENAIIRLKDGTYTTCEPNSNAWQLKGNNITLNPATGFGTATNVTLRVKDIPILYTPYIYFPIDDRRQSGFLPPTIGSGTDTGFMLVTPYYFNLAPNYDATLYPRYMSKRGMLVEGEFRYLTKSSEGQFGAAYLNDEDDDRKRQSDYSETRYMYNWQHKGGLDSRVFTEVDYTKISDPYYFQDLQTDQIGVKSSDFVNQQGAISYRGDSYTARLNAQQYQLATVSSITPYGRLPQITFNGQLPYHPEGLDFDYETEIVRFDRDLRTGNFLDENGGPVNADGTVGTPRLDTNVSGLARANGNRLNLKPGVSLPMNWTYGFLKPSLKYQYTQYDLDLDAQGKDDLVKNRNGASALGESFSSSQNRGVPIASIDSGLYFDRNTSFFGKNYRQTLEPRLFYLYVPEKDQNDIPVFDTSEYTFNYASLFRDNRFAGSDRVGDENKLSLGVTSRWIEDDGFERQRVSVGQALYFKDRKVQLPGIVFDDRDDAKSNVSPYALEYEYRWNRDWRTTADYNWDPDSHSPRSGSAMFHYQPEDNPNKVINAGYRYRNDQIRYDQTTGKWQMGGDYGTPGSADYVKDYYKIKQHDFSVIWPIVPQWNAISRWQYDYNRNRTLEAFGGFEYDNCCWKLRLINRYWVSYDEFSQDAPQNEKGDHGVFLQIVLKGLGGLTGAKVESFLDKGIQGYREREDQAF
- the surA gene encoding peptidylprolyl isomerase SurA; protein product: MNVKTKLSDCLRPVLLGALFLGTAANAAVQSIDKVVAIVDNDVVMQSQLDQRVHEVQQTIAKRGGGLPPPGVLDQQVLERLIVENLQLQIGERSGIRITDEELNQAVGTIAQRNNMTVDQFRAALARDGLNYDDARDQIKREMIISRVRQRRVAERIQVSEQEVKNFLASDLGKMQLSEELHLANILIPTPESANSDAIQSAARQAMEVYQQLKQGADFGQMAVAKSGSDNALEGGDMGWRKAAQLPPPFDRELSSMAVGDITQPARTPGGFIILKLLGKRGGEAQMRDEVHVRHILVKPSPIRDEAKTKALVQSLYDRITAGEDFAELAKNYSEDPGSALNGGDLNWIDPNVLVPEFREVMASTPQGQLSRPFQTQYGWHVLEVLGRRATDSTEQAREQQAMTVLRNRKYDEELQTWLRQIRDEAYVEIKLPGADQAAQ
- the pdxA gene encoding 4-hydroxythreonine-4-phosphate dehydrogenase PdxA; this translates as MKPKRFALTPGEPAGIGPDLCLLLASQAQPHPLIAITSRDLLLERAAQLGLAVNLLDVGPDRWPDAPAPANSLYVWDTLLSAPVVAGQLDKANAAFVLETLTRAGNGCLNGDFAGMITAPVHKGVINESGIAFSGHTEFLADLTHTAQVVMMLATRGLRVALVTTHLPLREIADAITPERLERVTRILHADLQNKFGIARPRILVCGLNPHAGEGGHLGHEEIDIIEPTLERLRGEGMDLRGPLPADTLFTPKYLEHCDAVLAMYHDQGLPVLKYKGFGAAVNVTLGLPIIRTSVDHGTALDLAGSGKIDTGSLQVALETAYQMAETRL
- the rsmA gene encoding 16S rRNA (adenine(1518)-N(6)/adenine(1519)-N(6))-dimethyltransferase RsmA; translated protein: MTEQYQHKARKRFGQNFLHDAGVIDRILRSIHAKPDDRLLEIGPGQGALTQGLLGSGAQLDVVELDKDLIPILNQQFAGMNNFNLHQGDALKFDFNTLNAAPNSLRVVGNLPYNISTPLIFHLLNNAGIIRDMHFMLQKEVVERLAAGPGGGDWGRLSIMVQYHCRVEHLFNVGPGAFNPPPKVDSAIVRLVPHAVLPHPAKDHKLLERVVREAFNQRRKTLRNTLKQLLSNAEIEAAGVDGSLRPEQLDLAAFVRLADQLAIQVPAAPAAD
- the apaG gene encoding Co2+/Mg2+ efflux protein ApaG; translation: MSDSRYQVDVSVVTRYLTEQSQPEHSRFAFAYTITVQNNGQLPAKLLSRHWVITDGDGHVEEVRGEGVVGQQPLIAAGESHTYTSGTVMTSKVGTMQGTYQMLADDGKRFDAIIKPFRLAVPGALH
- a CDS encoding symmetrical bis(5'-nucleosyl)-tetraphosphatase, with product MATYAVGDLQGCLEPLKCLLKQVAFDPALDQLWLVGDLVNRGPQSLETLRFLYGMRGSLVCVLGNHDLHLLAAAKNIERLKKSDTLREIIEAPDGPVLMEWLRQQKLMHYDEMRDVAMVHAGIPPQWSLRRALKCAAEVETALRDDNVFPAYLDGMYGNEPTKWDNDLKGIERLRVITNYFTRMRFCTAEGKLDLKSKEGLDSAPPGYKPWFQHKERKTRGLRIIFGHWAALEGNIHEPGISALDTGCVWGGSLTLMNVDSGERLSCKCDEHGGLASSVAPLIPESSPVGAPR
- the glpE gene encoding thiosulfate sulfurtransferase GlpE, with translation MTEFKRIPPEQAQALREKGAVVVDVRDPQTYAANHIPGSHHLDNHSIADFIRNADLDAPVVVVCYHGNSSQSAAGYLISQGFTDVYSMDGGFELWRATYPSETAQEAAE
- a CDS encoding PrkA family serine protein kinase, yielding MSIFSHFQQRFESTRQEELSLQEYLELCKQDRSAYVSAAERLLMAIGEPELLDTSTNSRLSRIFSNKVIRRYPAFEDFHGMEECIDQIVSYFRHAAQGLEEKKQILYLLGPVGGGKSSLAEKLKQLMEKVPFYAIKGSPVFESPLGLFNATEDGAILEEDFGIPRRYLNTIMSPWATKRLAEFGGDISQFRVVKLYPSILNQIAVAKTEPGDENNQDISALVGKVDIRKLEEFPQNDADAYSYSGALCRANQGLMEFVEMFKAPIKVLHPLLTATQEGNYNSTEGLGAIPFTGILLAHSNESEWHTFRNNKNNEAFIDRIYIVKVPYCLRVSDEVKIYDKLLFNSSLSKAHCAPDTLKMLAQFTVLSRLKEPDNSNIYSKMRVYDGENLKDTDPKAKSIQEYRDSAGVDEGMNGLSTRFAFKILSKVFNFDPHEIAANPVHLLYVLEQQIEQEQFQAETRERYLRYLKEYLAPRYIEFIGKEIQTAYLESYSEYGQNIFDRYVLYADFWIQDQEYRDPETGEILNRVALNEELEKIEKPAGISNPKDFRNEIVNFVLRARANNNGKNPTWLSYEKLRVVIEKKMFSNTEDLLPVISFNAKASKEDQQKHNDFVTRMVERGYTDKQVRLLSEWYLRVRKSQ
- a CDS encoding YeaH/YhbH family protein, with translation MSYVIDRRLNGKNKSTVNRQRFLRRYRDHIKKAVEEAVSRRSITDMEHGEQISIPGRDIDEPVLHHGRGGKQTVVHPGNKEFTAGEHIARPPGGGGGRGPGKAGNSGEGMDEFVFQITQEEFLEFMFEDLELPNLVKRNLTGTDTFKTVRAGISNEGNPSRINIIRTLRSAHARRIALSGSSRAKLREAKEELARLKREEPDNFGDIQELETEIEKLSARIHRVPFLDTFDLKYNLLVKQPNPSSKAVMFCLMDVSGSMTQATKDIAKRFFILLYLFLKRNYDKIDVVFIRHHTSAREVDEEEFFYSRETGGTIVSSALKLMQEIMAERYPSNEWNIYAAQASDGDNWNDDSPICRDILINQIMPFVQYYTYVEITPREHQALWYEYERIAEAFSDTFAQQQLVSAGDIYPVFRELFQRRLVT